The following proteins are encoded in a genomic region of Triticum dicoccoides isolate Atlit2015 ecotype Zavitan chromosome 1B, WEW_v2.0, whole genome shotgun sequence:
- the LOC119349329 gene encoding putative clathrin assembly protein At2g01600: MASMQSWRKAYGAIKDTTTVSLANINSDFKDLDVAIVKATNHVECPPKERHLRKIAAATSIARPRADIAYCIHALSRRLSKTRNWIVALKTLVVVHRLLREGDPTFREELLNFTQRGRILQLSNFKDDSSPIAWDCSAWVRTYGQFLEERLECFRILKYDVEAERLSKQGQGPEKGHSRTRDLDSQDLLEQLPALQQLLYRLVGCRPEGAANNNYLVQYALALVLKESFKIYCAINDGIINLVDKFFEMARHEALKALEIYRRAGQQAGNLSDFYENCRGLELARNFQFPTLREPPQTFLVTMEEYVRDAPRMVPVREPLEFPERLLLTYKPEESEEVPEPDPVEEERPPVEEPVPVQPIPEVVSPPTKTVVADTGDLLGLNDPSPGVSAIEESNALALAIVTSDASTSTTGSTAWQDKGFDPTGWELALVTAPSNTNSSATDSQLGGGLDKLILDSLYDEGAYRQSQQQQLYGSSAPNPFMTNDPFAMSNHVAAPSSVQMAAMSQQQQQIPTMIHQNPFGPPIQPQHPGAGPGPAAVNPFLDSGFAAFPAANNSQQQANPFGGSLL, from the exons ATGGCGTCGATGCAGAGCTGGCGCAAGGCGTACGGCGCCATCAAGGACACCACCACCGTCAGCCTCGCCAACATCAACTCCGACTTCAAG GATCTGGATGTGGCGATCGTGAAGGCGACTAACCACGTGGAGTGCCCGCCCAAGGAGCGCCACCTGCGCA AGATTGCTGCGGCGACGTCCATCGCGAGGCCACGGGCAGACATCGCCTACTGCATCCACGCGCTCTCCCGCCGTCTCTCCAAGACACGCAATTGGATT GTAGCACTGAAGACACTTGTAGTGGTTCATAGGCTTCTACGAGAGGGCGATCCTACATTTCGGGAAGAGCTTCTTAATTTTACACAAAGGGGGAGGATTCTGCAGCTCTCAAACTTCAAGGATGACTCCAGTCCAATTG CCTGGGACTGTTCTGCGTGGGTTCGCACATACGGTCAGTTTTTGGAGGAAAGATTGGAATGCTTCAGGATCCTGAAATATGATGTTGAAGCTGAGCGTTTATCCAAACAAGGCCAAGGTCCTGAAAAG GGACACAGTAGAACCAGAGACCTAGATTCCCAGGATCTGTTAGAGCAGTTGCCAGCTTTGCAGCAGTTACTGTATCGGCTTGTTGGATGTCGG CCAGAAGGAGCTGCAAATAACAACTACTTGGTGCAATATGCTCTAGCTTTG GTGCTAAAAGAGAGTTTCAAAATTTATTGTGCGATAAATGATGGAATTATTAACCTTGTCGATAAG TTTTTTGAGATGGCAAGACATGAAGCACTTAAGGCCCTTGAAATTTACAGGAGGGCTGGCCAACAG GCAGGGAATTTATCAGACTTTTATGAAAATTGTAGGGGTCTAGAACTTGCAAGGAATTTTCAGTTTCCCACTCTGCGGGAG CCACCACAAACATTTCTTGTGACCATGGAGGAGTACGTGAGGGACGCTCCgcgtatggttccggttcgagagcCACTG GAATTTCCTGAGAGGCTTCTCCTTACATATAAACCTGAAGAATCAGAGGAAGTTCCTGAACCCGATCCCGTCGAAGAGGAAAGGCCACCAGTTGAAGAACCTGTTCCAGTACAGCCCATCCCAGAAGTTGTTTCACCTCCTACCAAGACTGTTGTGGCTGATACTGGTGATCTCTTG GGCTTAAATGACCCGAGCCCTGGTGTATCAGCAATAGAGGAGAGCAATGCTCTTGCCTTGGCCATAGTTACATCAG ACGCAAGCACTTCAACAACTGGCAGCACTGCTTGGCAAGATAAAGGATTTGATCCAACAGGATGGGAACTCGCCCTTGTTACTGCTCCAAGTAACACAAATTCATCTGCTACAGATAGTCAATTG GGTGGTGGGCTCGACAAGCTCATCTTGGACAGCCTTTATGATGAGGGGGCCTACAGGCAGTCACAACAACAGCAGTTATACGGTTCATCAGCtcccaacccattcatgacaaACGATCCTTTTGCGATGTCGAAtcacgtcgccgccccgtcgtcagtTCAAATGGCTGCCAtgtctcagcagcagcagcagataccAACGATGATCCATCAGAATCCCTTCGGACCACCAATTCAGCCGCAGCATCCAGGCGCTGGCCCTGGCCCTGCAGCAGTAAACCCATTCCTGGATAGTGGCTTCGCCGCGTTCCCGGCGGCAAATAACTCGCAACAGCAAGCCAACCCATTTGGTGGCAGCCTTCTATAG